Below is a window of Frigoribacterium sp. SL97 DNA.
CCGCGGGGCGCCCCGGACGCCGCAGGCCGAAGCCGAGGACGACGATCACGAGGAGCGGCCAGAACGCGTAGAACTGCTCTTCGACCGAGAGCGACCAGAGGTGCTGGAAGGCCGAGACGGGTCCGTCGGCGGTGAAGTAGTCGGTGCCCACGGCGGCGAAGTGCCAGTTGGCCACGAAGGCGAGGGAGTAGAGGGCGTCGATCCCGAGCCCGACCACGCGGCGGTCGGGCAGGAGGACCGTCGCGGCGAGCAGGGTCGCGGCGACGACGACGAGCGCCGCCGGCAGGAGGCGTCGGACCCGGCGACGGTAGAAGTCGGCCAGCGAGATGCGGCCCGTCCGAGCGTGCTCACGGAGCAACAACCCGGTGATCAGGAAGCCCGAGATCACGAAGAAGACGTCGACGCCCACGAAGCCGCCGTGCGGCCAGCCCGAGACGTGCTCGAGCACGACCGCGACGACGGCGACGGCGCGCAACCCCTGGACGTCGCGACGGAAAGCTGCCGACCCGCCGCCCGTCGAGGAAGCACCACCCCGACGCGACGACGAGGGAGCGGACGGAGGACGGTGGGGGGTCGAGTCGGACATGCTTCTCTCTCGGGTCGGAATCACGTGACATACCAATATCTCACGTCGCATCCTGAACGACAAGAGCCGACGGTCTCGCCCGTCGCCGCCACGGTCCCCGCGCGTTACGCAGCGTTGCCCCGCGACGCCCGCCACCGGCGTGCCGCCCGTAGCGTGGGACGCATGGCCACCAGCGACACCATCTCGAACCTGCTCGACGAGCGACGGACCTTCGCCGCGCCTCCTGCGCTCGTCGAGGGGGCCAACGTCACCTCGGCCGAGCACGCCCGCGCGGCCGCCGACCCCGTCGCGTTCTGGGCCGAGGCGTCGCAGCGGCTCGACTGGCACAAGCCGTGGACGGTCGCGCACACCTGGAAGCCCGTGACCGAGGGGCCGGACGGCACGCTCACCGTGCCCGAGGCGACCTGGTTCGCCGACGGAACGCTCAACGTCGCCGTCAACTGCGTCGACCGGCACGTCGACGCCGGCCTCGGCGACAAGGTCGCCCTGCACGTCGAGGGCGAGCCCGGCGACCGTCGTGACATCACCTACGCACAACTGCAGCGCGAGGTCGTGAAGGCCGCCAACGGCCTGCGATCGCTCGGCGTCGAGAAGGGCGACCGGGTGGTCGTCTACCTGCCGGTCATCGCCGAGACGATCGTCGTGACGCTCGCCATCGCCCGACTCGGCGCGATCCACTCGCTCGTCTTCGGCGGCTTCTCGGGCGAGGCGTTGAAGTTCCGCGTCGAGGACACACGGGCCAAGCTGCTGGTCACGACCGACGGGCAGTTCCGACGAGGGTCCGCGGTGCCGGTCAAGGCGAACGCCGACCACGCCGTCAGCGGCGACAACGAGATCGAGCACGTCCTCGTCGTGCGGCGCACCGGCGAGCAGACGCCCGACGTGCCGTGGACGGACGGCCGCGACCTCTGGTGGCACGACGTCGTCGACGCGCAACCCGACACCGACGAACCCGAGTACTTCGGCGCCGAGACGCCGCTGTTCATCATGTACACGAGCGGCACCACCGGCAAGCCCAAGGGACTCGTGCACACGAGCGGCGGCTACCTGACGCAGGCGAACTGGACCCACTGGGCCGTCTTCGACGCGAAGCCCGACGACGTGCACTGGTGCACGGCCGACCTCGCCTGGGTGACGGCGCACACCTACGAGATCTACGGCCCGCTGTCGAACGGCCTGACGCAGGTGATCTACGAGGGCACGCCCGACACCCCGCACCCCGCCCGCCACCTCGAGATCATCGAGCGCTACGGCGTCACCGCCTACTACACGGCGCCGACGCTGGTGCGGACCCTGTCGTCGTGGTTCCCCGAGGGACTGCCCGACACCTACGACCTGTCGTCGCTGCGCCTGCTCGGCACGGTCGGCGAGGCCATCAACCCCGAGGCGTGGGTCTGGTTCCACGAGCAGTTCGGCCGGGGCCGGTGCCCGATCGTCGACACGTGGTGGCAGTCCGAGACGGGGGCCGCCGTCATGGCCCCGCTGCCCGGTGCCGACACCCTCAAGCCCGGCTCGTCGCTGCGGGCGCTGCCCGGGCTCTCGACCGCCGTGGTCGACGACGCCGGCGAGCGCGTGCCGAACGGCAGCGGCGGCTACCTCGTGGTGCAGCAGACCGGACCGGCCCTCGCCCGCACGGTCTGGGGCGACCCCGAGCGGTACCGCGACAGCTACTGGGCGACCTACTGGCGGCAGGGCTGGTTCTTCTCGGGCGACGGCGCGAAGTACGACGCGGACGGCGACATCTGGGTGCTCGGCCGGGTCGACGACGTGATCAACGTGTCGGGGCACCGCCTGTCGACCATCGAGATCGAGTCGTCGCTCGTGTCGCACCCGGCCGTCGCCGAGGCCGCCGTCGTCGGCGTGGCCGACGACCGCACCGGCCAGGCGATCGCGGCGTTCGTGGTGCCGTCGACACGGCCGGAAGGAGGCGCGGTGCGGGACGCCGGCGACGTCGCCGAGCCGTCGGTGTGGGCTCCGCTCGCGGGGTCGCTGTCCCCCGTGCTGCGCGCCCACGTGGCCGACCAGATCGGGCCGATCGCCAAGCCCGCGACCGTGTTCGTCGTGCCGGACCTGCCCAAGACGCGCTCGGGCAAGATCATGCGGCGGCTGCTGGCCGACATCGTCGACGGCCGACCCCTGGGTGACACGACGAGCCTGCAGGACGAGACCGTGCCCGGCCGGGTGGCGGCGATCCTCGCGGAGGCGACCCGCGCCTCCTGAGGTCGGGAATCACCGGCCCACACCGAGGGTTACCGTGGTCGGGGCCCGATGACGCGCCTCGCCTCCCCCGTCCCGTTCCGAGAAGAAAGCGTCGTCATGTCGATCTCCGAGACCACCGCCGCCCCGTCCACCCTCCGCACCGCCGAGACGAGCGTGCCGCTCGTGCCGCTGCTCGACGAGCGCTGGAGCCCCCGCTCGTTCGACCCCACCGCCGAGATCTCGGACCGTCAGCTGGACGCCCTGCTCGAGGCCGCCCGCTGGGCACCGTCGGCCGCGAACACGCAGCCGCGTCGCTTCGTCGTCGGCCGTCGCGGCACGGCCACGTTCGACACGATCGTGAAGGCGCTCATGGGCTTCAACGCCGCCTGGGCGGGCAACGCGTCGGCGCTCGTCGTCGCCGTCGCCGAGACCTCGACCGTCGAGGGCGAGGTGCGCCAGTGGGCCGAGTACGACCTCGGCCAGGCCGTCGCCCACCTCACGGTGCAGGCACACGCCGAGGGCTTCCACACGCACCAGATGGCCGGCGTCGAATGGGACGAGATCGTCGTCGCGTTCGGCCTGACCGACAACCTCAAGCCCGTGACGGTCACGGCCGTCGGCGTCGTCGACGAGGCCGACAAGCTGATCGAGGCCCTCGCCGAGCGCGAGACCGCCCCTCGCGAGCGCCTGCCGCTCAGCGAGCTCGTCCTGCGGCGCGACTAGCAGCTCGGCGAGGCGAGCCCGGGCTGGTGCCTGCCAGCCCGGGCTGGTTGGCTGGGCGCATGTCGATCTCCAGCACGGCCGAGAAGGCCGAACTCCTCCGCTCCCTCCACGTCCCCGGCGACCCGCTGATCGTGACGAACGTCTGGGACAGCATCACCGCGCGCATCGTCGCGGGCGCACCGGGCGTCAAGGCCCTGGCCACCGCCTCCCACTCGATCAGCGAGGCGCACGGCGTCGAGGACGGCGAGGGCCTCGACGTCGACGACATGCTGGCCGCCGCCCGCATCGTGATCCGCTCGGTCGACCTGCCCGTCTCCGTCGACTTCGAGAAGGCGTACGCGACCGACGCCGCCGGCACGCTCGACAACGTCTTCCGCCTGATCGAGGAGGGCGCCGCCGGCCTCAACATCGAGGACAGCATCGGCCAGGCCAAGGCGCCCCTCTACGACATCGACACCCAGGTCTCGAAGATCGCCGCCGCCCGCCGTGCCGGCGACCGCGCCGGGGTGCCGATCGTGATCAACGCCCGGGTCGACGCCCTGGCCGGCGACCCCGACTCGTTCGACGACGCCGTCACCCGGGCCAACGCCTACCTCGACGCCGGCGCCGACTGCGCCTTCGTCCTCGGCCTGGGCACCGAAGACCTCGTGAAGGCCGCCCTCGACCGGATCGACGGCAAGGTCAGCGTCATCTCGAACCCGTCGTCCGTGCCGCTCGCCCGCCTGGCCGAGCTCGGCGTCTCGCGCGTCAGCTTCGGGCCCACCACGATGGGCCTGACGCTCTCGCACCTGCGCGACGCCGCCACCACCCTCACCGCGCGGGGCGACTACCCCGCCGAGCTCGGCTTCTCGTTCTGACCGACGGCCGGTGCGGGCGGGGCTCGCCCACCGGCTGACGAACGACGCGACCCGCGCCTCCCGAGCTCGTGAGAGCCGAGGAGGCGCGGGTCGCGTCGTCAGGGGACGTCACCTAGTCGTCGCGGTCGCCCTTCGAGTGCCCGTCCCCGGCGCGCTCGTCCTTCTTCCGGTCGGACTCGGACGCCTCGGAGCCGCCCTCGCCGTCCGGCTCGGGCACCTCGTCGCCGTTCCGCTCGATCGTCGCGGCGGCGGCCTGACGCAGTCGCATGCCGGCGAGTTCGTCCTTGGCGAGGGCCGCGGCCTTCTTCTCGCTCTGGGCCGTGTCACGGGGTGGCAGCAGGATGTCGCGCTCGGCCCGGAGGCCGGCCTGCAGCTCGCGACCACGTTCGAGCTCGGCGTCGAACTCGGCCCCGAAGAGCAGGGCGTTGTTCGTGATCCAGAGCCACAGCAGGAACACGATGACCGCACCGAGCGAGCCGTACGTCTTGTTGTAGTTCGAGAAGTTCGCGATGTAGAACGCGAACCCCACGGACGCGACCAACCAGATGACCAGGGCCACGAGCGACCCGAGGCTCATCCACTTGAACTTGGGCTGCTTGACGTTCGGGGCCCAGTAGTAGAGCACCGCCACGATCACGACGGCGATGATCGCGAGGATCGGCAGCTTCGCGATGTCCCAGACGAACACCGCGGTGCTGCCCAGTCCCACGAGGTCGCCGACCGTCTCGGCCACGGGGCCGCTGATCACCAGGATGAGGGCGGCGACCACGATGAGTACCACCGTGAACGCCGTGACGCCGAGCATGGTCGGGCGGAGCTTCCAGATCGGACGCCCCTCGTCGATGCCATAGACGCGGTTCATGGCCCGCCCGAAGGCGCCCACGTAGCCGGAGGCCGACCAGAGGGCACCCAGCACACCGACGATCAGGGCGACACCGGCAGCCGGCGAGCCGGTGAGCTGCATGATCGGGTCACGCAGCAGGTCGGCGACCTGCGGCGAGCCGAACTGCGAGACCAGGTCGAGCAGCGTCGTGGCCGTCGAGTCCGCCTGCCCCACGACGCCGAGCAGCGACACGATCGCCAGCAGCGCCGGGAAGATCGCCAGCACCGCGTAGTACGTGAGTGCGGCGGCGAGGTCGGTGCACTGGTCACGGGTGAACTCGCGCAGGGTCTTGCCCAGCACGTACCCCCAGGAGGGCTTGGAGACGTCCGACAGGTCTTGCGGCTTGCGCGAGTCGTCCGCGTCGGGCGACTGCTGCTCGCGCTCGGTGCTCTTCTGTGCCATCGGTCAGCGCCTGATCGTCTTGACGATGCCGGCGACGAGCGCGACGACGCCGATGGTGCCGGCCGCAGCGGCCGCCACCACGGGCTTCGGGTCGCGGTCGAGGCGCCGTGAGACGCTCGCCTTCAGCCGACGGGCGTGGGCAGGGACGCTCAGCTTGTCCTCGATGGCGTCGAGCGTCGCCGCGAACTCTTCACGGGTACGGGCGAGGTCGAGCTCGATCTCGGGGATGCTCGCGCCGGGGCGTGGCCCGGCCGCGTTCTCGGCGTCCTTGTCGGGAGACGTGCTGCCGTGGGCGTCGTCGCGCTCTTCGGCCGCACGCGCCTCGGCGAGCTCGGCACGGGGGTCGGGCTGGTCGCCCGTACCGTGGCCGTTCGCGTCAGTGCTTCTCGGAGTCATAGCTGCCCTGCCCCTTCAACGCGCTGACGTCGGCCTTCACGCTGGCGACGGCCTTCTCGGGGGTCGGCGGCACGCCCTTCTTGAGGGCCTTGATGCCGAGCAGGGCCAGGACGGCCGTGATCACGAGCAGGACGGCGGCGACGATGAGCGCCGCGAGCCAGGGGGCGACGACCGTCGCCAGCCCCAGGACGCCGGCCGTGATGAGCACGGCGAGCAGGAAGAAGCCGAACAGTGCGGCTCCGACCAACAAGCCGACACCCACCCCGGCCTCTTTGGCCTTCGTGGCGAGCTCGGTCTTGGCCAGCGCGATCTCGCCGCGGATGAGGCGCGAGATCAACTCGGGCAGGCTGCCGATCAGCGAGCCGAGCGAACGTTTGGTGCTCTGTTCGGGTGCCTTCAGGTCACTCACCGACCGTCACCCCCGGCAGCTTGTCGTCGTCGGGGCTGGTGCCCGAGGTCTGCTTCTTGACGTCGTCGGCCTTCTCGTCCACCTTGTCGGCGGCCTTGTGGGCTGCCTCGGTGGCCTTGGCGGCGACCTTGTCGGTGGCGCCCGAGCCCTTGCCCGAGACGGACTTGGCCTTGGAGCCGACCGCGTGGGCGGCGTCGTTCGCGACGTCCTGCGCCTTCTTGGCGACGACCGGAGCGTTCTCCTTCACGAAGCCCTCGGCCTGCTGGACGCCCTTCTGGACGGTCGGGTTCTCCCACAGGCTCTCGGCCTGGTCCTTGATCTTGACGTACGCGCCGCGACCTGCGCGGGCTCCGAGGACGTATCCGACGGCCGCTCCTGCGACGAAGAGGATCTTGCCTTTCATGAGTGCTCCTTGGCTCGTGGTGGCAGGTAGGCCTTCCACGCTGGCACGACCCGGCGTGGACGGCTCAGATTGACCGGGCGACCGGGGACGACGCCGCCCGGCGCCGGCCTGGGGACGAGCCGCCCCCGACACCACGTCAGGAGGCGCGGGCCGCCACGAGCGGGACGCCCACCTCGAGCGCGTCGCTGCGCACCGTGGCGACCGCCAGTCGCACGAGGCGCACCGCGCACCAGCAGAACAGCACCACGAGAAGGCCGTTGCGGGCACCCAGGACGAGCACGGCGACCGGGTTGAGCTCGATCAGCGGCCGGTAGAGGATCGGGAACACGAGCGTCGTGAGCCCCGAGGCCCAGGCGGTCAACACGGCGGGCGTCCGGAACGCCTCGGGACGCGAGGCATAGCCCACGGCCACGATCGGCACGATCCAGAGCAGGTACTGCGGCGACCCCACCTTGTTGAAGACCACGAAGGCGAGCGTGAGGGTGAGGGCGCCGAGCAGCACCGTGCCGAACTCGTCGCCGCGATCGCGAGCCGGGACGACGGCCGCGGTGCGCCCGGAGCCCGCCGACCCGCGCCTCCCGGGCTCGGCCCACCGGGGCAGCCCGAAGGTCGCCACGGCCAGCACGCCGGCCAGCAGCACGAGGACGGCGAGCATGACCTGCGTGCTGTCGTTGATCATCCAGGTGTCGCCCGGTCCCATGACCTCGCGCGTGGCGAGGGCGACGTTCTGGTAGACCGAGGCGCCGGGGACGCGCAGCATGGCCATCCAGAGCCAGGGCGTCGAGAGGGTCGCCTCGAGCTGCATCGCCCGTCCCGACTGCATCGTCACGAAGCTCGTGATGTCGTCGGCCCCGCGGCCGAGCAACACGCACGACACGACGACCATGGTGACGAGCACGCCCCCGCGCAGCACGACCGCCCGGTGACGCGACCCGACGACGACCGCCGCGATGACGGCGGCGGGCCAGACCTTGATCCAGGTCGCCGCGGCGAGCAGCAGCCCGGCCACCCGCGGACGCGTGGACAGCAGCATGAGGGCGGCGACGACCAGCGGCGCGCTGAACCCCTCGAGCCGGAGGAAGGCCACGGGGCTGAGCACGAGCGTCACGAGCAGCCACCACCAGGCTGCCCGGTTGTCGACCGTGCGACGACCGCGGTCGGTCAGCAGCCAGAGCGCGACGGCGTTGAGGGCGGTCAGCAGGGCCAGCCAGACGAACTGGTAGTGCTGTTCGCCGAAGACGTTCGGCAACACGATCGGGACGATCGCCCCGGCCGGGTAGACCCACGAGAAGTCGAGGACCGGCCAGACGCCCTCGCTCAGGGCCCCCGTCGCCCACAAGCGGTAGAGCGGCAGGTCGCCGCTCACCCCGCCGCCGATCATCAGCGGCGTGAGCGCCAGGAACACGGCGGCGTGCACGGCGACGAAGCCGTAGAGCAGCCCGCGCGGATGCGCCTGCACGCGCGACCAGGTCCGGCGGAGGCGCGTGGGGAGGGGCGCAGGCGCGACGGCGCTCGAGGTGGTCACGCCTCGAATGTACGGCCGCGTCCTTGCCGTTGTCTTTCCGGCAGGTGAATCCATCGGAAGATCACTCTCGAGACGGAGGTCCGACCGGTGTACGGTGCCGACCATGGACCGACGACGTTCCGCAGACGCAGGCGAGGTCACCCCGCCGACCGACGACACGCACGCACCCGACGAGCTCGGAAGCGTCGACGACGACCTGGCCGTCGACCGGGGGCGCCCGATCGGCTTCTGGTTGAGGCTCGTCGACGGGCTGATCGACCGGCGCTTCGAGGAGGTCCTCGACGAACACGGGGTCACCCGCCGGCAGTGGCAGCTGCTCAACCTGCTGGAGCGCGGCCCGACGACCCGCGCAGCACTCGACGGAGCCGTCGCGCCCTTCCTCGACCCGGCCACGGGCGAGTCCAGCTCGGACCACCTCGCCGAGCTGGTCGAGAGCGGCTGGGTGAGCCTCGCGACCGACGGGGTCGGCGACGATCGCTACGCCCTCACCGAGCGCGGGAGCCTCGCGCACCGCAAGCTCGTCGACGTGGTCGAGGGCATCCGCGACGAGACGGTCCGGGGGGCCGAGCCGGGAGCCCACGCGACCACGGTGCGCTTCCTGCGCAGGGCGGCACTCAACCTCGGCTGGCGCCCCTGAGCGCCCGGCCTGCCCGCGGGCCGCGGGCCGAGGGCCGAGGGGCTAGGGGCTAGGGGCGAGGGCCGACGACCGCAGGAGGCGCGGCGTCAGCCCCGCAGGAACACCCACCAGATCATGAGCATCGTCACGACGAACCCGCTGACGAAGTTGAGCGCCAGGAAGCGTCGCCACCCGCGGTTGACCTCTTCGGCCCGGTCGTCGGTCACGTTCCACCAGGGGGCGCAGCTGATCGCGTAGGGCAGGGTGAGCAGGGCCGCCAGCGGGCCGGGCCACTCGGTGAAGGTCAGCAGCACGCCCGCCAGCAGGTAGGCCACCACCGAGAGGCGGACGGTCGCCCGGGCACCGATCTCGGTCGCGATCGACGAGATGCCGCCCTCGCGGTCGGCGAGCACGTCCTGGACGGCTCCGAACGCGTGGCTCGCGACTCCCCAGAGGAAGAACGCGCCGAGCAACGCCCACAGCTGGGGCGTGAACGTCGCCCCGGCCAGCACGAGACCGTAGACGGCCGGGCTGACGAAGTGCGTGCTCGAGGTGACCGAGTCGACGAAGGGGCGCTCCTTGAAGCGCAGGCCGGGAGCCGAGTAGGCGATCACGGCGAAGACGCTGACGGCGAGCACGAGCCAGCTGAGCGGGTCGCCGACCGCCACGAGGAACACCAGGAAGGGCACGTTCGTGATCACTGCGGCGCGCAACGTCGTGCGGTGCAGGCTGCGGTCGAGCAGCGCACCCTCGACGCCGCCCTTGCGCGGGTTGTGCAGGTCGCTCTCGTAGTCGAAGACGTCGTTGATGCCGTACATCGCGAGGTTGTAGGGGATCAGGAAGTACAGGGCGCCGACGATCAGCACGAGCCAGTTCACCGGGCCGAGGGCGTTCTCGGCCGCGAAGAAGAGGACGGCCTCCGTGCCGGTCGGCGTCACGTCGACCTGGGACAACGGCTGGTACGACCCCAGGTAGCCGGTCGTCACCGGTGCGAGCAACGAGGTCAGCACGTACGCCGCCGCGAACGGGAACGCCGTGTTGATCCAGCTCAGGGGCCGGGACGAGACGAACAGGGCCTTGATCGTGTTCACGAGCGCGCCTCCTCGACGGTCGTCGACCCGCCGGCCGCCGGCGCCGCGGGGGCGCGGGGCGTCTTCGGGCCGCCGAGCAGCACCCACACCGACGGCAGCAGGACGAGTGCCGCGACCGCGTAGGCGAAGTCCTCGAGCGGGGCGATGCCGACGAAGACCCCGCTGATCCGGGCGGCGTCGTAGCCGACCAGCCCGATCCCGATCATGACGTTGTCGAACACGGCGGTCATCACGAGCAGCACGCCGGTCGCCAGGCCCGCCCCCAGCAGTTGCTCGCGCCGCCGCCGCGACCTCTCGGCCGGGGACGAGGAGGCGCGCGCGGCCCGGCCACGCACGCCTGCGGTCACCAGCGCCAGCACCCCGAGCACCGCGACGATCGACAGGAACACCGCGTTGACGGCCCAGTAGGTCACGACGCCACGCCGTCCACCGGTCGACCGGACTGCGTGGAGCTCGCGCCACGCCGGTCGAGCACGACGGCCGCAGCCATCCGGGCCGCGGCCAGCAGGTTCATCGTCAGGTAGCAGAGCAGCGTCAGGAAGAAGACCTCTTCGAGCGGCAGCTCGGTCGCCACCAGCACGCCGGTCATGAACGAGGTCTCGCCGCGGAAGAAGATGCCGAGGTCGATGCCGACGACGTCCCAGACCAGGAAGAACACGACGCCGACCAGCAGCGTCACCGCCGCCCGGGGCACGTCGCGCCAGAAGAACAGGCGGAACCTGCGGTCGAGCATCACCATGCCGAACAACGAGACGAGCAACGCCGCGAGGTAGACGAAGCCCATCAGCCGACGGCGGGCTCGGGGAGCGGCTCGGTGCTGGTGTCGCCGCGCAGGTTCTTGAGCAGCACCTCGGCGCTGATCAGGCACATCGGCAGGCCGATGCCCGGACGGACCGACCCGCCGGCGTAGAACAGCGAGTCGACGTGGGTCGAGACGTTGCCGGTGCGGAACAGGGCGCTCTGGGCGAGCGTGTGCGCGGGGCCGAGCATGCTGCCGCTCCAGGCGTTGACGTCGTCGACGAAGTCGCGCGGACCACGGGTGCGCCGCACCACGATCCGCTCGGCGAGGTCGGGCACGTGCGCCCACTCGGCGATCTGGGCGATGACGCCGTCCGCGAGACGCTCGATCATCGGGTCGCCGTCACCGTCGACGTCGCCCGAACCGAGGGCCGGGTCGGCGGGCAGTGGCACCAGGACGAAGAGGTTCGTGTGCCCGGCGGGCGCGGTCGACGGGTCGACGGTGCTCGGCTTGCAGACGTACAGCGACGGGGGGTCGGGGATGCGCTTGTCGGCGCCGAAGATGCGCTCGAAGTTCTCGTGCCAGTCGCGGGCGAAGAGCAGCGTGTGGTGCTCGAGCTCGGGGATCTCGCCCTCGACGCCCAGGTAGAGCAGCAGGGCGCTCGGCCCGGGGTTCTTCTTCGCCCAGTACGACGAGTCGTAGGTGCGCAGCTCGCGGGGCAGGAGCCGTGTCTCGGTGTGGTGCAGGTCGGCCGCGCTCACGACGAGGTCGGCGTCGACGCGGTGCGTCGCTCCCTCGGCGTCGGTCCAGTCGACCCCGGTCGCCTCGGCGGTCGCCTTCGAACCGCGCGGCAGGGCTGCGCCCTCGACCCCGAGCGGCTGCGTCACGATCCGGGTCACGGTCGCGCCGGTCACGACGGTCACCCCGGCCTCGACGGCCACGTCGCGGATGGCCTCGATCACCGAGATGAGGCCGCCCTGCGGGTACAGCACGCCGTCGTCGAGGTCGAGCGTGCTCATGAGGTGGTACATGCTCGGCGTGTCGAACGGCGACGAGCCGAGGAAGACCGCGGGGTACCCCAGGATCTGACGGAGGCGCGGGTCGGTCACCGTGCGGGACGCGTACGAGTCGAGGCTCGTCAGCAGCAGCCGGGCCAGCTTCGGCAGGCGGACCAGCACGTCTCCGCGCAGCAGGGGCGTGAGGCTGCCGAAGCTCGTGTAGAGGAACCGCCGTTTGGCGATCTCGTAGGTGTCGCGGGCGGACCGGAGGTACCGGCGCATGCGCTCACCGCTGCCCGGTTCGACGCGCTCGAACAGCTCGACGTTCTCTTCCAGGCCGCGCGGGACGTCGATCGGCGCACTCGCCGCGGGGGCGTCGGGCGTCGGCTCGAACAGCACGCGGTAGCCCGGGTCGAGTTCGACGAGGTCGAGGCGCTCGGCGGCCGACGTGCCCATCAGGCGGAAGAAGTGGTCGAAGACCTCGGGCATGAGGTACCAGCTCGGGCCGAGGTCGAAGCGGAAGCCCTCGTGGCTCCACGACCCGGCACGGCCACCGACCTCGTCGTTCTTCTCGAGCAGGGTGACCTCGTGGCCCTCGCGGGCGAGCAGCGCAGCCGAGGCCAGGCCGCTGATGCCGCCGCCGATCACGACGACGCGGCGGCCGTGGCGGGTGACGCTCAGGCCGTGCGACTCGTCGGACGCCCCGGTGCCGGCACCCGTCGCCCCTCGGTCGACCGTGTCGCGGCTCATGCGCGGGCCTCGGGCAGCCGGGTGACGCGACCGGCGGCGGCGCCCGCGGCGATGCGCACCTTCACCGGGTTCGGAACGCGCACGCGCGCCCGGACCAGCGAGGAGGCGGGGGTCGCCTCGAGACGCCGGTTCAGCTCGGCGAACAGGCCGTGGGCCAGTGCCACCGCCCGACGCGAG
It encodes the following:
- a CDS encoding prenyltransferase, with product MNTIKALFVSSRPLSWINTAFPFAAAYVLTSLLAPVTTGYLGSYQPLSQVDVTPTGTEAVLFFAAENALGPVNWLVLIVGALYFLIPYNLAMYGINDVFDYESDLHNPRKGGVEGALLDRSLHRTTLRAAVITNVPFLVFLVAVGDPLSWLVLAVSVFAVIAYSAPGLRFKERPFVDSVTSSTHFVSPAVYGLVLAGATFTPQLWALLGAFFLWGVASHAFGAVQDVLADREGGISSIATEIGARATVRLSVVAYLLAGVLLTFTEWPGPLAALLTLPYAISCAPWWNVTDDRAEEVNRGWRRFLALNFVSGFVVTMLMIWWVFLRG
- a CDS encoding lycopene cyclase domain-containing protein; this translates as MTYWAVNAVFLSIVAVLGVLALVTAGVRGRAARASSSPAERSRRRREQLLGAGLATGVLLVMTAVFDNVMIGIGLVGYDAARISGVFVGIAPLEDFAYAVAALVLLPSVWVLLGGPKTPRAPAAPAAGGSTTVEEARS
- a CDS encoding lycopene cyclase domain-containing protein, whose translation is MGFVYLAALLVSLFGMVMLDRRFRLFFWRDVPRAAVTLLVGVVFFLVWDVVGIDLGIFFRGETSFMTGVLVATELPLEEVFFLTLLCYLTMNLLAAARMAAAVVLDRRGASSTQSGRPVDGVAS
- the crtI gene encoding phytoene desaturase family protein, producing MSRDTVDRGATGAGTGASDESHGLSVTRHGRRVVVIGGGISGLASAALLAREGHEVTLLEKNDEVGGRAGSWSHEGFRFDLGPSWYLMPEVFDHFFRLMGTSAAERLDLVELDPGYRVLFEPTPDAPAASAPIDVPRGLEENVELFERVEPGSGERMRRYLRSARDTYEIAKRRFLYTSFGSLTPLLRGDVLVRLPKLARLLLTSLDSYASRTVTDPRLRQILGYPAVFLGSSPFDTPSMYHLMSTLDLDDGVLYPQGGLISVIEAIRDVAVEAGVTVVTGATVTRIVTQPLGVEGAALPRGSKATAEATGVDWTDAEGATHRVDADLVVSAADLHHTETRLLPRELRTYDSSYWAKKNPGPSALLLYLGVEGEIPELEHHTLLFARDWHENFERIFGADKRIPDPPSLYVCKPSTVDPSTAPAGHTNLFVLVPLPADPALGSGDVDGDGDPMIERLADGVIAQIAEWAHVPDLAERIVVRRTRGPRDFVDDVNAWSGSMLGPAHTLAQSALFRTGNVSTHVDSLFYAGGSVRPGIGLPMCLISAEVLLKNLRGDTSTEPLPEPAVG